In the genome of Hippoglossus hippoglossus isolate fHipHip1 chromosome 12, fHipHip1.pri, whole genome shotgun sequence, one region contains:
- the LOC117771318 gene encoding uncharacterized protein LOC117771318 isoform X1, with amino-acid sequence MAASPFSFSADRFWTEEKEKTLICFFSKHSCLWNHRSESYKSRKLRWRTLEQLRVILSTLPPPNPFTVEDIKNKFKNLRTTFRRQYKLVRASKVCRLDHVFEPQWKHYQQLMFLQGCWEQDARGEEQPQLTLPQEEAQSVASSQGLITSSLPNPPTSFPSTSSSCVPSNMLLKCYWTEERERALITFYCEHGCLWNKKSENHNNRQLRLRLLEALRAQLSDQSVSFSVEDIKCKFKNLRTVFNREFKAVHASRASDKLYVSKWKHYQQLLFLCESCDEDDGTDDLQALVPQDDKDVEQGNQTPTSTLSSFSSSSAHTNSIMVNNASAPTSSAQSNARTNSSAGYQILLLASPDNLKLSNQTAALPTSPSSSPTDTKPCTSSSPLSFYVSVPVESDSRASADPRCHWSEAKVQQLISFYSERSCLWNHKSESYRNRLLRQSLLETLSGLMSHNESVPFTVDDIKAKFRNLRTIFQREHKAVSSNKTCGSEDFYVPKWKHYRDLMFLCDSCDEDERPEDLHFHQPQESGPLHLDSQATPPTLHYHAASQTAAKLNVMPQGFEAPPSPTPPDSRHSSPSSSPPPSTSSSHTGSRVSGRKRAAPTTGIMLDLMRTFCQSQTVSPHAGFLKYVEECLNETPPDKVKKLKKKIIETIHSASEEV; translated from the exons ATGGCGGCGTCTCCTTTCAGTTTCTCCGCGGACAGATTCTGGactgaagagaaggagaagactCTGATCTGCTTCTTCTCCA AGCACAGCTGCCTGTGGAACCACCGGTCCGAGAGCTACAAGAGCCGGAAGCTGCGCTGGAGAACCCTGGAGCAGCTGCGGGTCATCCTGTCCACGCTGCCTCCACCCAACCCCTTCACAG tgGAAGACATTAAGAACAAGTTCAAGAACCTCCGCACCACCTTTCGGCGCCAGTACAAACTGGTGCGGGCGAGCAAGGTGTGCAGGCTGGACCACGTGTTCGAGCCGCAGTGGAAGCACTACCAGCAGCTGATGTTCCTGCAGGGCTGCTGGGAGCAGGACGCCCGCGGGGAGGAGCAGCCGCAGCTGACTCTCCCCCAGGAGGAGGCCCAGTCCGTCGCTTCATCCCAGGGACtgatcacctcctccctccccaaCCCGCCCACCTCcttcccctccacctcctcctcctgcgtgCCCTCCAACATGCTGCTCAAATGTTACTGGACcgaagagagggagcgagcaCTGATCACCTTCTACTGCG aacACGGCTGTCTGTGGAACAAGAAGTCTGAAAACCACAACAACCGACAGCTCAGGCTGAGGCTGCTGGAGGCTCTGAGAGCGCAGCTGTCCGACCAGTCAGTGTCTTTCTCAG ttgAAGACATAAAGTGCAAGTTCAAGAACCTCCGGACGGTTTTTAACCGTGAGTTTAAGGCGGTCCACGCCAGCCGGGCTTCGGACAAACTCTACGTGTCCAAGTGGAAGCACTACCAgcagctgctcttcctctgcgAGTCCTGTGACGAAGACGACGGCACGGACGACCTGCAGGCTCTGGTGCCGCAGGACGACAAGGACGTGGAGCAGGGGAACCAAACCCCCACCTCCACGctgagcagcttctcctccagctccgcCCACACCAACAGCATCATGGTCAACAACGCCTCGGCTCCCACCAGCTCCGCTCAGAGCAACGCCAGGACCAACAGCAGCGCCGGATACCAAATCCTCCTCTTGGCGTCTCCAGACAACCTCAAGCTATCAAACCAAACAGCCGCACTTCCAACCTCGCCATCTTCTTCACCAACCGACACCAAACCCTGCACAAGCTCCTCCCCTCTGAGTTTCTATGTGTCCGTGCCTGTCGAGTCGGACAGCAGAGCGAGCGCAGACCCCCGCTGCCACTGGAGCGAGGCCAAGGTTCAGCAGCTCATATCTTTTTACTCCG AGCGCAGCTGTCTGTGGAACCACAAGTCCGAGAGTTACAGGAACCGTCTGCTGAGGCAGAGCCTGCTGGAGACGCTGAGCGGCCTCATGTCGCACAACGAGTCCGTCCCCTTCACAG TGGACGACATCAAGGCAAAGTTCAGGAACCTGCGAACCATCTTCCAGCGAGAACACAAAGCGGTGAGTTCCAACAAGACATGTGGTTCTGAGGACTTTTATGTTCCCAAGTGGAAACATTACCGGGATCTGATGTTCCTCTGTGACTCCTGCGACGAGGACGAGCGACCTGAAGACCTCCACTTCCACCAACCGCAGGAGTCCGGCCCCCTCCACCTGGACAGCCAGGCCACGCCCCCCACCCTCCACTACCACGCTGCCAGTCAAACCGCTGCCAAGCTGAACGTCATGCCGCAAGGCTTCGAAGCCCCGCCCTCACCGACACCCCCAGACTCCCGGcactcctccccctcttcctccccgccgccctccacatcctcctctcacACCGGCAGCCGGGTGTCAGGGCGCAAACGTGCGGCGCCCACTACCGGCATCATGCTGGATCTCATGAGGACGTTCTGTCAGAGTCAAACGGTCTCGCCGCACGCCGGCTTCCTGAAGTACGTGGAGGAGTGTCTGAACGAGACGCCGCCGGACAAAgtgaagaaactgaagaagaagataatCGAGACGATCCACAGTGCGTCAGAGGAAGTTTAG
- the LOC117771318 gene encoding uncharacterized protein LOC117771318 isoform X2 — translation MAASPFSFSADRFWTEEKEKTLICFFSKHSCLWNHRSESYKSRKLRWRTLEQLRVILSTLPPPNPFTVEDIKNKFKNLRTTFRRQYKLVRASKVCRLDHVFEPQWKHYQQLMFLQGCWEQDARGEEQPQLTLPQEEAQSVASSQGLITSSLPNPPTSFPSTSSSCVPSNMLLKCYWTEERERALITFYCEHGCLWNKKSENHNNRQLRLRLLEALRAQLSDQSVSFSVEDIKCKFKNLRTVFNREFKAVHASRASDKLYVSKWKHYQQLLFLCESCDEDDGTDDLQALVPQDDKDVEQGNQTPTSTLSSFSSSSAHTNSIMVNNASAPTSSGYQILLLASPDNLKLSNQTAALPTSPSSSPTDTKPCTSSSPLSFYVSVPVESDSRASADPRCHWSEAKVQQLISFYSERSCLWNHKSESYRNRLLRQSLLETLSGLMSHNESVPFTVDDIKAKFRNLRTIFQREHKAVSSNKTCGSEDFYVPKWKHYRDLMFLCDSCDEDERPEDLHFHQPQESGPLHLDSQATPPTLHYHAASQTAAKLNVMPQGFEAPPSPTPPDSRHSSPSSSPPPSTSSSHTGSRVSGRKRAAPTTGIMLDLMRTFCQSQTVSPHAGFLKYVEECLNETPPDKVKKLKKKIIETIHSASEEV, via the exons ATGGCGGCGTCTCCTTTCAGTTTCTCCGCGGACAGATTCTGGactgaagagaaggagaagactCTGATCTGCTTCTTCTCCA AGCACAGCTGCCTGTGGAACCACCGGTCCGAGAGCTACAAGAGCCGGAAGCTGCGCTGGAGAACCCTGGAGCAGCTGCGGGTCATCCTGTCCACGCTGCCTCCACCCAACCCCTTCACAG tgGAAGACATTAAGAACAAGTTCAAGAACCTCCGCACCACCTTTCGGCGCCAGTACAAACTGGTGCGGGCGAGCAAGGTGTGCAGGCTGGACCACGTGTTCGAGCCGCAGTGGAAGCACTACCAGCAGCTGATGTTCCTGCAGGGCTGCTGGGAGCAGGACGCCCGCGGGGAGGAGCAGCCGCAGCTGACTCTCCCCCAGGAGGAGGCCCAGTCCGTCGCTTCATCCCAGGGACtgatcacctcctccctccccaaCCCGCCCACCTCcttcccctccacctcctcctcctgcgtgCCCTCCAACATGCTGCTCAAATGTTACTGGACcgaagagagggagcgagcaCTGATCACCTTCTACTGCG aacACGGCTGTCTGTGGAACAAGAAGTCTGAAAACCACAACAACCGACAGCTCAGGCTGAGGCTGCTGGAGGCTCTGAGAGCGCAGCTGTCCGACCAGTCAGTGTCTTTCTCAG ttgAAGACATAAAGTGCAAGTTCAAGAACCTCCGGACGGTTTTTAACCGTGAGTTTAAGGCGGTCCACGCCAGCCGGGCTTCGGACAAACTCTACGTGTCCAAGTGGAAGCACTACCAgcagctgctcttcctctgcgAGTCCTGTGACGAAGACGACGGCACGGACGACCTGCAGGCTCTGGTGCCGCAGGACGACAAGGACGTGGAGCAGGGGAACCAAACCCCCACCTCCACGctgagcagcttctcctccagctccgcCCACACCAACAGCATCATGGTCAACAACGCCTCGGCTCCCACCAGCT CCGGATACCAAATCCTCCTCTTGGCGTCTCCAGACAACCTCAAGCTATCAAACCAAACAGCCGCACTTCCAACCTCGCCATCTTCTTCACCAACCGACACCAAACCCTGCACAAGCTCCTCCCCTCTGAGTTTCTATGTGTCCGTGCCTGTCGAGTCGGACAGCAGAGCGAGCGCAGACCCCCGCTGCCACTGGAGCGAGGCCAAGGTTCAGCAGCTCATATCTTTTTACTCCG AGCGCAGCTGTCTGTGGAACCACAAGTCCGAGAGTTACAGGAACCGTCTGCTGAGGCAGAGCCTGCTGGAGACGCTGAGCGGCCTCATGTCGCACAACGAGTCCGTCCCCTTCACAG TGGACGACATCAAGGCAAAGTTCAGGAACCTGCGAACCATCTTCCAGCGAGAACACAAAGCGGTGAGTTCCAACAAGACATGTGGTTCTGAGGACTTTTATGTTCCCAAGTGGAAACATTACCGGGATCTGATGTTCCTCTGTGACTCCTGCGACGAGGACGAGCGACCTGAAGACCTCCACTTCCACCAACCGCAGGAGTCCGGCCCCCTCCACCTGGACAGCCAGGCCACGCCCCCCACCCTCCACTACCACGCTGCCAGTCAAACCGCTGCCAAGCTGAACGTCATGCCGCAAGGCTTCGAAGCCCCGCCCTCACCGACACCCCCAGACTCCCGGcactcctccccctcttcctccccgccgccctccacatcctcctctcacACCGGCAGCCGGGTGTCAGGGCGCAAACGTGCGGCGCCCACTACCGGCATCATGCTGGATCTCATGAGGACGTTCTGTCAGAGTCAAACGGTCTCGCCGCACGCCGGCTTCCTGAAGTACGTGGAGGAGTGTCTGAACGAGACGCCGCCGGACAAAgtgaagaaactgaagaagaagataatCGAGACGATCCACAGTGCGTCAGAGGAAGTTTAG